CCGGCATGGCGCTGCCGAACCCGGTGGGCCTGGCGCCCGGCTTCGACAAGAACGCCCAGGTGTTCGGGCCCATGCTGCGGGCGGGCTTCGGCTTCGTGGAGTGCGGCACGGTCACGCCGAAGCCGCAGGCGGGCAATCCGCGGCCGCGCCTATTCCGCCTGAGCGAGGACCGGGCGGTGATCAACCGCATGGGGTTCAACAACGAGGGCCTGGAGGCCTTCGCCGCCCGCCTGGCGCGGCGGGGCGCGGGCCAGGGCGTGGTGGGCGCCAACATCGGCGCCAACAAGGATTCCGAGGACCGCGCCGCCGACTACGTGGCCTGCCTGAAGCGGCTGTGGGGCCTGGCCTCGTACTTCACGGTGAACATCTCCTCGCCGAACACGCCCGGGCTGCGCGCCCTGCAGACGAAGGCCGCGCTGGAGGACCTGCTGGGCCGCCTGGCCGAGGCGCGCGATTCCCTGCCGCCGGCGGGGCGGGTCCCGATGTTCCTGAAGGTCGCGCCCGACCTGGAGGACGCCGAGGTGGAGGCGATCACCGAGGTGGTGGCCGCCCACGGCCTGTCCGGGATCATCGTCTCGAACACCACCATCGGCCGCCCGGCCCTGCGCTCGCGCTTCCGGGACGAGGCGGGCGGACTGTCCGGCGCGCCGCTGAAGGGGCTGGCCGCCGAGCGGCTGGAACGGTTCGCCGAGGCGGCGCAGGGGCGGCTGACGCTGATCGGGGCCGGGGGGATCGCCTCGGGCGCGGACGCCTATGCGCGGATCCGCGCCGGCGCCTCGGCCGTGCAGCTC
The Phenylobacterium zucineum HLK1 genome window above contains:
- a CDS encoding quinone-dependent dihydroorotate dehydrogenase, whose protein sequence is MSALHGLATRALRGLDPEDAHTLAIRALQAGLGPVGGADDPILATTLAGMALPNPVGLAPGFDKNAQVFGPMLRAGFGFVECGTVTPKPQAGNPRPRLFRLSEDRAVINRMGFNNEGLEAFAARLARRGAGQGVVGANIGANKDSEDRAADYVACLKRLWGLASYFTVNISSPNTPGLRALQTKAALEDLLGRLAEARDSLPPAGRVPMFLKVAPDLEDAEVEAITEVVAAHGLSGIIVSNTTIGRPALRSRFRDEAGGLSGAPLKGLAAERLERFAEAAQGRLTLIGAGGIASGADAYARIRAGASAVQLYSALVFEGPGLATRIKRELAQRLRADGFASLGDAVGAK